In the Candidatus Rhodoblastus alkanivorans genome, one interval contains:
- the recN gene encoding DNA repair protein RecN, translated as MLVQLAIRDIVLIDRLELDFGPGLTVLTGETGAGKSILLDAFSLALGGRGDGALVRSGQGQGQVIAVFDPPPGHPARLVAAEQGLDVEGDLILRRVQMADGRSRAFVNDQPVSIQALRAVGDALVEIHGQHDDRVLVDPNVHRALLDAFGGHGDLVARTRAAHAELREANQALRDETAAVEAARKEADYLSHAHEELAKLGPRAGEEEELAAERTAMQQAEKVAGDLRDAQDSVSGDGSPLSTLSSALRRLERRQPQAPHLIEPALKALDAALTAFDLAQQALDQALRDAEFDPRALEQVEERLFALRAASRKYSTPADGLAALAEKFAADLAALDAGEARLVALAKACEAAEVHYRACAADLTAVRKKAARALDAAVNAELPPLKLERAVFSTQIVTDESQAGPDGAEKVEFWVQTNPGSRPGPLMKVASGGELSRFMLALKVALADRGSAPTLVFDEIDSGAGGAAADAIGQRLARLGANVQVLSVTHAPQVAARATTHMRISKDLADKGARAATRVAPLADEHRREEIARMLAGATITEEARAAAARLIENAR; from the coding sequence ATGTTGGTTCAGCTCGCGATTCGCGACATCGTCCTGATCGACCGGCTGGAGCTGGATTTCGGCCCCGGCCTGACCGTGCTCACCGGCGAAACCGGCGCCGGCAAATCCATTCTTCTTGACGCCTTTTCGCTGGCCCTTGGCGGGCGCGGCGATGGCGCCTTGGTGCGCTCGGGGCAGGGGCAGGGGCAGGTGATCGCGGTGTTCGATCCGCCGCCAGGTCATCCCGCGCGCCTCGTCGCCGCCGAACAGGGCCTAGACGTCGAGGGCGACCTCATCCTGCGCCGCGTGCAGATGGCCGATGGCCGCAGCCGCGCCTTCGTCAACGATCAGCCGGTCAGCATTCAGGCCCTGCGCGCCGTCGGCGATGCTTTGGTGGAGATCCACGGTCAGCACGACGACCGTGTTCTGGTCGATCCCAATGTCCATCGCGCGCTGCTCGACGCCTTCGGGGGCCACGGTGACCTTGTCGCCAGAACCCGCGCGGCCCATGCCGAGTTGCGTGAGGCCAACCAGGCCTTGCGCGACGAGACGGCGGCGGTCGAGGCCGCGCGCAAGGAAGCGGATTACCTCAGCCACGCCCATGAGGAGCTGGCCAAACTCGGCCCCCGCGCCGGCGAGGAGGAGGAGCTTGCGGCCGAGCGCACGGCGATGCAGCAGGCGGAAAAAGTCGCCGGCGACCTTCGAGACGCTCAGGATAGCGTTTCCGGCGACGGCTCGCCGCTCTCCACCTTGTCCTCCGCCCTGCGCCGGCTGGAGCGGCGCCAGCCCCAGGCCCCGCACCTGATCGAGCCGGCGCTCAAGGCGCTCGACGCCGCGCTCACCGCGTTCGATCTTGCCCAGCAGGCGCTCGATCAGGCCCTGCGTGACGCTGAATTCGACCCGCGCGCGCTGGAGCAAGTCGAGGAGCGGCTGTTCGCTCTGCGCGCCGCCTCGCGCAAATATTCCACGCCTGCGGACGGGCTTGCTGCCCTCGCGGAAAAATTTGCGGCCGATCTCGCCGCGCTCGACGCCGGCGAGGCGCGCCTCGTCGCGCTCGCCAAGGCGTGCGAAGCGGCGGAGGTCCATTATCGCGCCTGCGCCGCCGATTTGACCGCGGTGCGCAAAAAGGCCGCCAGAGCGCTCGACGCGGCGGTGAACGCCGAACTGCCGCCGCTCAAGCTGGAGCGCGCGGTTTTTTCGACCCAGATCGTGACCGACGAATCGCAGGCGGGGCCGGACGGCGCGGAAAAAGTCGAGTTCTGGGTCCAGACCAATCCCGGATCGCGTCCCGGCCCGTTGATGAAGGTCGCCTCGGGGGGAGAGCTGTCGCGTTTCATGCTGGCGCTGAAAGTGGCTCTGGCCGATCGCGGCTCGGCCCCGACTCTGGTGTTCGACGAAATCGATTCGGGCGCGGGCGGGGCGGCGGCCGACGCCATCGGCCAACGGCTGGCGCGCCTAGGGGCGAACGTGCAGGTGCTCTCCGTCACCCACGCGCCGCAGGTCGCGGCCCGCGCCACCACCCATATGCGCATTTCCAAGGACCTCGCCGACAAGGGCGCGCGCGCCGCCACCCGCGTCGCGCCGCTCGCCGACGAGCACCGCCGCGAGGAGATCGCCCGCATGCTCGCTGGCGCGACCATCACCGAGGAGGCGCGGGCGGCGGCGGCGCGGCTGATCGAAAATGCGCGCTAG
- the ftsA gene encoding cell division protein FtsA: MAASVHLPRIKPISSRKSSILCVLDVGASKVVCLIAKLIPAEPSDLLRGRTHRTRILGIGHQRSRGIKGGVVIDMDEAEAAVRLAVDAAERMAKAQVESVIVANHGGRLGSAYFHAQVPLVKGVSEGDIHRVLEATSVRTARHGRAILHSVPTGFNLDGAAGIRDPKGMMGESLGADLHVVSADAPALSNLLLAIERCHLSIEAVVATPYASGLAVLVDDEAVLGATVLDLGGGSVSIGAFRDGRLAHSDAFAVGGKHITMDIARGLNTRLADAERLKTLYGSAISSPSDDRETLAAPQVGDEGDSPIHISKSQLTRIIRPRVEEILELARDRLKAAGFPPTSGGRIVLTGGASQLTGLPEAARRILGGQIRVGRPLGVQGMPESAKSPGFSAAVGLLVYPQFSSVEYFEPSRSGAGGERRPAGYFGRVGRWIKESF; the protein is encoded by the coding sequence ATGGCCGCTTCCGTCCATCTCCCGCGGATCAAGCCGATCTCGTCGCGCAAAAGCTCGATCCTTTGCGTGCTCGACGTCGGCGCCTCGAAAGTGGTCTGCCTGATCGCCAAGCTGATCCCGGCCGAGCCCTCCGACCTGTTGCGCGGCCGCACCCATCGCACGCGAATTCTGGGGATAGGCCACCAGCGTTCGCGCGGCATCAAGGGCGGCGTCGTCATCGACATGGACGAGGCCGAGGCCGCGGTCCGCCTCGCGGTGGACGCCGCCGAGCGCATGGCCAAGGCGCAGGTCGAGAGCGTGATCGTCGCCAATCATGGCGGACGGCTCGGATCGGCCTATTTCCACGCCCAGGTGCCGCTGGTGAAAGGCGTCAGCGAAGGCGACATCCACCGCGTGCTGGAGGCGACGTCCGTGCGCACCGCGCGGCACGGAAGGGCGATCCTCCACAGCGTGCCGACCGGCTTCAATCTCGACGGCGCCGCCGGCATTCGCGACCCCAAGGGCATGATGGGCGAGTCGCTCGGCGCCGATCTTCATGTCGTCAGCGCCGACGCCCCCGCCCTCAGCAATCTTCTGCTCGCCATCGAACGCTGCCACCTCTCGATCGAGGCGGTCGTCGCCACGCCCTATGCCTCGGGCCTCGCCGTGCTGGTCGATGACGAGGCGGTGCTCGGCGCGACCGTGCTCGATCTCGGCGGCGGTTCGGTGAGCATCGGCGCGTTCCGCGACGGCAGGCTGGCGCACAGCGACGCTTTCGCGGTGGGCGGCAAGCACATCACCATGGACATTGCGCGCGGGCTCAACACCAGGCTCGCCGACGCCGAGCGGCTCAAGACGCTCTATGGCAGCGCGATCTCTTCGCCTTCCGACGACCGCGAGACGCTTGCCGCGCCGCAGGTCGGGGACGAGGGCGACAGCCCGATCCACATTTCGAAATCGCAGCTGACGAGGATCATCCGCCCGCGCGTCGAGGAGATTCTCGAACTCGCGCGCGACCGCCTCAAGGCGGCGGGTTTCCCGCCGACCTCCGGCGGACGGATCGTCCTGACCGGCGGCGCAAGCCAGCTCACCGGCCTGCCTGAGGCGGCGCGCCGCATTCTCGGTGGCCAGATCCGGGTCGGGCGTCCGCTCGGCGTGCAGGGGATGCCGGAATCGGCGAAAAGCCCGGGCTTTTCCGCGGCGGTGGGGCTGCTGGTCTATCCGCAATTCTCGAGCGTCGAATATTTCGAGCCGAGCCGGTCGGGCGCCGGCGGGGAGCGGCGGCCGGCGGGCTATTTCGGCCGGGTCGGCCGATGGATCAAGGAAAGTTTCTGA
- a CDS encoding iron-sulfur cluster assembly scaffold protein, translated as MFDDIYNRKILELAANIPRVGRLEAPQASADAHSRLCGSSITVDLSLEDGRVSDYAQDVKACALGQAASSVMGRNIVGAAPEELRDLRECMRKMLKENGPPPQGRFADAGVLEPARDYKARHASILLVFDAVAAALDKIEKSCVQPQQ; from the coding sequence ATGTTCGACGACATCTACAACCGCAAAATCCTGGAACTTGCCGCCAATATCCCGCGGGTTGGCCGGCTTGAGGCGCCGCAGGCCTCGGCCGACGCTCATTCGCGGCTGTGCGGCTCCTCGATCACCGTGGATCTCAGTCTCGAAGACGGAAGGGTTTCCGATTACGCCCAGGATGTGAAGGCCTGCGCTCTCGGCCAGGCGGCGTCCTCGGTCATGGGGCGGAATATCGTCGGCGCGGCGCCCGAAGAATTGCGGGACTTGCGCGAATGCATGCGCAAAATGCTCAAGGAAAATGGCCCGCCGCCGCAGGGCCGCTTCGCCGACGCGGGCGTGCTCGAACCCGCGCGCGATTACAAGGCCCGTCACGCCTCGATCCTGCTGGTGTTCGACGCGGTCGCCGCGGCGCTCGACAAAATCGAGAAAAGTTGTGTCCAGCCGCAACAATGA
- the ligA gene encoding NAD-dependent DNA ligase LigA, giving the protein MSKRDERVRAREEHAKLGEEIAAHDRAYYQNDAPIISDAEYDALRQRYQALEAEFPELVDENSLSRTVGAAPAEKFAKVAHAVPMLSLGNIFSDEELEDFVARVKRFLGLDPQAEVAFTAEPKIDGLSCSLRYEKGVLVSAATRGDGLVGEDVTANVRTIADIPQKLAGAPPEIIDVRGEVYMSHSDFAALNERQAAAEKPLFANPRNAAAGSLRQLDANITAQRPLKFFAYAWGELVWGAAEPAPPADTQMGVIAAFRDFGFTVNPLTILCRSAAEMLAHFRDIESRRAALGYDIDGVVYKVNDLALQQRLGFVSRAPRWATAHKFPAEKAISVVRDIEIQVGRTGVLTPVARLDPVTVGGVVVSNATLHNEDEITRKDIRVGDSVIVQRAGDVIPQILGIVPEKRPEGAKPYEFPHVCPACGSAAVREIDAKTGEAEAARRCTGTLVCPAQAVERLRHFCSRNAFDIEGLGDKQIAFFYDKGLIGAPADIFTLQRRDRESLTKIENFEGFGKVSTRKLFAAIEARREIALNRFIFALGIRHVGETNAIRLARSFETFDALRETARHATPGSEARRRINDIDGIGEVVAEAVADFFVEPHNERALDALLAEVRILPMEALKSDSPVAGKTVVFTGSLEKMTRDEAKAMAERLGAKVSSSVSKKTDLVIAGADAGSKLAKARELGVEVIDEDGWLALVGGA; this is encoded by the coding sequence ATGAGCAAGAGGGACGAACGCGTGCGCGCCCGCGAAGAGCACGCCAAACTCGGCGAGGAAATCGCCGCGCATGACCGCGCCTATTATCAGAATGACGCGCCGATCATTTCCGATGCGGAATATGACGCGCTCCGCCAACGCTATCAGGCGCTGGAGGCCGAGTTTCCCGAACTGGTTGATGAAAACTCGCTGAGCCGGACTGTCGGCGCGGCGCCGGCCGAGAAATTCGCCAAGGTCGCGCATGCCGTGCCCATGCTCTCGCTCGGCAATATTTTCTCGGACGAGGAACTGGAGGATTTCGTCGCCCGGGTGAAACGTTTTCTCGGCCTCGACCCGCAGGCGGAAGTCGCCTTCACCGCCGAGCCCAAGATCGACGGGCTTTCCTGCTCGCTGCGCTATGAAAAGGGCGTCCTGGTCAGCGCCGCCACGCGCGGCGACGGGCTGGTCGGCGAGGACGTGACCGCCAATGTCCGGACCATCGCCGATATTCCGCAAAAACTGGCCGGCGCGCCGCCGGAAATCATCGACGTGCGCGGCGAAGTCTATATGAGCCACAGCGACTTCGCCGCGCTCAACGAAAGGCAGGCGGCGGCCGAAAAGCCCTTGTTCGCCAATCCGCGCAACGCCGCGGCCGGCTCGCTGCGCCAGCTCGACGCCAATATCACGGCGCAACGGCCGCTGAAATTCTTTGCCTATGCCTGGGGCGAGTTGGTTTGGGGGGCGGCGGAGCCGGCGCCGCCGGCCGACACGCAGATGGGCGTGATCGCGGCCTTCCGCGACTTTGGCTTCACGGTCAATCCGTTGACGATTCTATGCCGTTCGGCGGCGGAAATGCTCGCTCATTTTCGCGACATCGAGAGCCGGCGCGCCGCGCTCGGCTATGATATCGACGGCGTGGTCTATAAGGTCAACGACCTCGCGCTTCAGCAAAGGTTGGGCTTCGTCTCGCGTGCGCCGCGATGGGCGACGGCGCATAAATTCCCGGCGGAAAAGGCGATCAGCGTCGTGCGCGACATCGAGATTCAGGTCGGCCGCACAGGCGTGCTGACCCCGGTGGCGCGGCTCGATCCGGTGACCGTCGGCGGCGTGGTCGTCTCCAATGCGACCCTGCACAATGAGGACGAGATCACGCGCAAGGATATTCGCGTGGGCGATAGTGTGATCGTTCAGCGCGCGGGCGACGTCATTCCGCAAATCCTCGGCATTGTTCCGGAAAAGCGTCCGGAGGGCGCGAAACCCTATGAATTTCCCCATGTCTGCCCGGCCTGCGGCTCGGCGGCGGTGCGCGAAATCGACGCCAAGACCGGCGAGGCGGAGGCGGCGCGGCGTTGCACTGGAACTTTAGTTTGTCCGGCTCAAGCTGTTGAAAGACTGAGACACTTTTGTTCACGTAATGCTTTCGATATCGAAGGCCTCGGCGATAAGCAGATCGCCTTTTTCTATGACAAGGGCCTGATTGGCGCCCCCGCCGACATTTTCACCCTTCAGCGGCGCGACCGTGAAAGCCTGACCAAGATCGAGAATTTCGAGGGCTTCGGGAAGGTCTCGACCAGAAAGCTGTTTGCGGCGATCGAGGCGCGGCGCGAGATCGCGCTCAACCGATTCATTTTCGCCCTGGGGATCCGCCATGTCGGCGAGACCAACGCCATCCGACTGGCGCGCTCCTTCGAAACTTTCGACGCCTTGCGCGAGACCGCTCGCCATGCCACGCCCGGTAGCGAGGCCCGCCGACGGATCAACGACATTGACGGCATCGGCGAGGTCGTCGCCGAAGCGGTGGCGGATTTTTTCGTCGAGCCGCACAATGAGCGCGCGCTCGACGCTTTGCTGGCGGAAGTGCGCATCCTGCCGATGGAGGCGCTCAAGAGCGACAGTCCGGTGGCGGGCAAGACAGTCGTCTTCACCGGCTCGCTGGAAAAAATGACCCGCGACGAGGCCAAGGCCATGGCGGAACGCCTCGGCGCCAAAGTGTCGAGCTCGGTCTCGAAAAAGACAGACCTCGTCATCGCCGGCGCCGATGCGGGGTCGAAGCTGGCCAAAGCGCGGGAGCTTGGCGTCGAAGTGATCGATGAGGACGGCTGGCTGGCGTTGGTCGGCGGGGCCTAG
- the ftsZ gene encoding cell division protein FtsZ gives MTINLKAPELRELKPRIMVCGVGGAGGNAVNNMIASGLAGVDFIVANTDAQALTSSRAERIIQMGLQVTEGLGAGSQPEVGRASAEEAIEEIRDHLAGAHMCFVTAGMGGGTGTGAAPVIARAARELGILTVGVVTKPFQFEGVRRMRIADNGIEDLHQSVDTLIVIPNQNLFRVANEKTTFADAFSMADQVLYSGVACITDLMVREGLINLDFADVRAIMRDMGKAMMGTGEATGERRAILAAEAAIANPLLDEVSMKGAKGLLISITGGNDLTLYEVDEAASRIRQEVDEDANIILGATFDQGLEGVIRVSVVATGIDKPAGATDMNDQRGAAEAAERLRMQAASRQAETVQAARPAAPAPAPEGYYAAQAQQPATAQAQPAPAYAPQPAPAYAPQPAPAYAPQPAPAYAQQPQTAAEVAYAPHHPDVQIKRMAPPPAVYQEPPAPPARRPEAHAIQEPFVPPPAEQPMRAPRMPNIDELPLPGQNLIRASQQHGQETRRRTLLERLATFGMSRAEEQAAGAPMAPPALGAPQAPAGAQPPMGYAPPRQAQPSPVHAEYAKRPPAQRPAAIDPNGRGYPRAEDDHLEIPAFLRRQSN, from the coding sequence ATGACGATCAACCTTAAAGCGCCGGAACTGCGCGAACTCAAGCCCCGCATCATGGTGTGCGGGGTGGGCGGCGCAGGCGGCAATGCAGTGAACAACATGATCGCCTCCGGTCTCGCCGGAGTCGATTTTATCGTCGCCAACACCGACGCCCAGGCGCTGACCAGCTCCCGGGCCGAGCGCATCATCCAGATGGGCCTGCAGGTGACCGAAGGCCTCGGCGCCGGCTCCCAGCCCGAAGTCGGCCGCGCTTCGGCCGAGGAGGCGATCGAGGAAATCCGCGATCATCTCGCCGGCGCCCATATGTGTTTCGTCACCGCCGGCATGGGCGGCGGCACCGGCACCGGCGCGGCGCCGGTCATCGCCCGCGCCGCGCGCGAGTTGGGCATCCTCACCGTCGGCGTCGTCACCAAGCCGTTCCAGTTCGAGGGCGTGCGCCGCATGCGCATCGCCGACAACGGCATCGAGGATCTGCACCAGTCGGTCGATACCCTGATCGTCATCCCCAACCAGAACCTGTTCCGCGTCGCCAACGAGAAGACGACCTTCGCCGACGCCTTCTCGATGGCCGACCAGGTGCTCTATTCCGGCGTCGCCTGCATCACCGACCTGATGGTGCGCGAGGGCCTGATCAATCTCGACTTCGCCGACGTCCGCGCCATCATGCGCGACATGGGCAAGGCGATGATGGGCACCGGCGAGGCGACCGGCGAGCGCCGCGCGATCCTCGCCGCCGAAGCCGCGATCGCCAATCCGCTGCTCGACGAAGTGTCGATGAAGGGCGCCAAGGGCCTGCTGATCTCGATCACCGGCGGCAACGATCTCACCCTCTATGAAGTGGACGAGGCCGCGAGCCGCATCCGCCAGGAAGTGGACGAGGACGCCAATATCATTCTCGGCGCCACCTTCGACCAGGGGCTCGAAGGCGTGATTCGCGTCTCGGTGGTCGCCACCGGCATCGACAAGCCGGCCGGCGCCACCGATATGAATGATCAGCGCGGCGCGGCCGAGGCCGCCGAGCGCCTGCGCATGCAGGCGGCGTCCCGCCAGGCCGAGACCGTTCAGGCCGCGCGTCCGGCCGCGCCGGCGCCGGCGCCCGAAGGCTATTACGCCGCGCAGGCGCAGCAGCCCGCGACCGCTCAGGCGCAGCCCGCGCCGGCCTATGCCCCGCAGCCCGCGCCGGCCTATGCCCCGCAGCCCGCGCCGGCCTATGCCCCGCAGCCCGCGCCCGCTTACGCGCAGCAGCCTCAGACGGCGGCCGAAGTGGCCTATGCGCCGCACCATCCCGACGTGCAGATCAAGCGCATGGCGCCGCCCCCGGCGGTCTATCAGGAGCCGCCGGCCCCGCCGGCGCGTCGGCCCGAGGCGCACGCCATTCAGGAGCCCTTCGTCCCGCCGCCGGCGGAACAGCCCATGCGCGCCCCGCGCATGCCCAATATCGACGAACTGCCGCTGCCCGGCCAGAACCTGATCCGCGCCAGCCAGCAGCACGGCCAGGAAACCCGCCGCCGCACCCTGCTCGAGCGTCTCGCCACTTTCGGCATGAGCCGCGCCGAGGAACAGGCCGCCGGCGCCCCGATGGCGCCGCCCGCGCTTGGCGCGCCGCAGGCTCCCGCCGGCGCCCAGCCGCCCATGGGTTATGCGCCGCCGCGTCAGGCCCAGCCCTCGCCGGTCCATGCGGAATACGCCAAGCGTCCGCCGGCCCAGCGTCCGGCCGCGATCGACCCCAATGGCCGGGGCTATCCCCGCGCCGAGGACGATCACCTCGAAATTCCCGCCTTCCTGCGGCGCCAGTCGAACTGA
- a CDS encoding outer membrane protein assembly factor BamD: MNHSNVTAIRTFRAVLLAGVALVGFSSAAFCFSLEDLNPFGKSKYEMKVDPVVPPDHLYNEGLAKIQDKDYEAAAKQFANLQKQYPFGEWARKGLVMEVYANYLGGKYIDASTGADRFNSLYPNAPDAPYVNYLAGQAMYGEMPDVERDQDRVVKAQKYYQTVVDKYPKSKYAQDAHLKIDICRDQLAGHELDVGRFYLKRENYTAAINRFREVLFKYQKTREAEEALERLTEAYLAMGITQEAETAAAILGANYPHSQWYKDAYERLQSNGLSPHEHQDSWISKAFKKVGLS; the protein is encoded by the coding sequence ATGAACCATTCGAATGTCACGGCCATCAGGACTTTTCGCGCCGTCCTTCTCGCAGGCGTCGCGCTTGTCGGGTTCTCTTCGGCGGCGTTCTGCTTTTCGCTGGAGGACCTCAATCCCTTCGGCAAAAGCAAATATGAGATGAAGGTCGATCCGGTCGTTCCTCCGGACCACCTCTACAACGAAGGCCTCGCCAAGATCCAGGACAAGGATTACGAGGCCGCCGCCAAGCAGTTCGCCAATTTGCAGAAGCAATATCCCTTCGGCGAATGGGCGCGGAAAGGCCTGGTGATGGAGGTCTACGCAAATTATCTGGGGGGCAAATATATCGACGCCTCCACCGGCGCCGACCGTTTCAATTCGCTTTACCCGAATGCGCCCGACGCCCCTTATGTGAACTATCTCGCCGGACAGGCGATGTATGGCGAAATGCCCGACGTCGAGCGCGACCAGGACCGGGTCGTGAAAGCGCAAAAATATTATCAAACCGTGGTGGATAAATATCCCAAGTCGAAATATGCGCAGGACGCGCATCTGAAGATCGACATCTGCCGCGACCAGCTTGCCGGCCATGAGCTGGATGTGGGCCGCTTCTATCTGAAGCGTGAGAATTATACCGCGGCGATCAATCGTTTCCGCGAGGTCCTGTTCAAATACCAGAAGACGCGCGAGGCCGAGGAGGCGCTGGAGCGCCTGACCGAGGCTTATCTTGCCATGGGCATCACCCAGGAGGCGGAGACGGCCGCAGCGATTCTGGGCGCGAATTATCCTCATTCGCAATGGTACAAGGACGCCTACGAGCGTCTGCAGTCGAACGGGCTTTCGCCGCACGAGCACCAGGATTCGTGGATTTCCAAGGCTTTCAAAAAGGTCGGATTGAGCTGA
- the lpxC gene encoding UDP-3-O-acyl-N-acetylglucosamine deacetylase, with protein sequence MKPRFQTTLRERIVLAGGIGVHSGKPVRLVLNPAEANTGLVFLRSGLPDGGSRFIEANWAKVTMTELCTVIGDGAQHMVATIEHLVAALHGMGVDNCLVEVDGPEVPIMDGSAGAFVEAIDRAGIAQLDASRRYIKILKPVRVEQGRAFAELLPADKGFRLDVEIDFKSEAIGRQRKILDLDASAFRRELARARTFGFLADVKRLVMAGFALGASLENSVGIDDDRVLNPEGLRFSDEFVRHKMLDAVGDLALAGAPILGQYRSYCGGHKLNVAALAALFADRSAYRFVEGAPAPREGARADLGLVAAPVFMPERS encoded by the coding sequence ATGAAGCCTCGCTTTCAGACCACGCTCCGCGAACGCATCGTTCTGGCCGGGGGCATTGGCGTTCATTCGGGAAAGCCCGTCCGTCTGGTTCTCAATCCCGCCGAAGCGAACACCGGGCTCGTCTTCCTGCGCAGCGGCCTGCCCGATGGCGGCAGCCGTTTCATCGAGGCCAATTGGGCCAAGGTGACCATGACCGAGCTTTGCACCGTCATCGGCGACGGCGCGCAGCATATGGTCGCCACCATCGAACATCTGGTCGCGGCCTTGCATGGCATGGGCGTCGATAATTGCCTCGTCGAGGTCGACGGCCCTGAAGTGCCGATCATGGACGGCTCGGCGGGCGCCTTCGTCGAGGCGATCGACCGCGCCGGGATCGCCCAGCTCGACGCCTCCCGCCGCTATATCAAGATTCTCAAGCCGGTCCGCGTCGAGCAGGGCCGCGCCTTCGCCGAGCTTCTTCCCGCCGACAAGGGCTTCCGGCTCGATGTCGAAATCGATTTCAAGAGCGAGGCGATCGGCCGCCAGCGCAAGATTCTCGATCTCGACGCCTCCGCCTTCCGCCGCGAACTGGCGCGCGCCCGCACCTTCGGCTTCCTCGCCGACGTCAAGCGCCTGGTCATGGCCGGCTTCGCGCTCGGCGCGTCGCTCGAAAATTCTGTCGGCATCGACGATGACCGCGTGCTCAACCCCGAAGGTCTGCGGTTTTCCGACGAATTCGTGCGCCACAAGATGCTCGACGCCGTCGGCGATCTGGCTTTGGCCGGGGCGCCGATCCTGGGCCAATACCGCTCCTATTGCGGCGGCCATAAATTGAATGTGGCGGCGCTAGCCGCGCTTTTCGCCGACCGTTCGGCTTATCGCTTCGTTGAAGGCGCTCCCGCGCCGCGCGAAGGCGCGCGCGCCGATCTCGGTCTGGTCGCGGCGCCGGTCTTCATGCCGGAGCGCAGCTGA
- a CDS encoding Hsp20/alpha crystallin family protein: protein MISINAFSGENSILAIEARGSAPTATPRDRTLVVTPRKWRAAARRARGGQEDVMKTLLPDLWTRDFVTDPFRAFERELFGRDLPKMFQTPAMKEAMAPVPAMNIAETENAIEATLEIPGVDEKDIKVRVEGDRLIVSGEKRCENKREDKDWHVTERRFGAFYRTVLLPFEPAADAINAHYDKGVLHLTVQKPAAKTTTAKTIPVMSGAPKAEEPPKVQ, encoded by the coding sequence ATGATTTCGATCAATGCCTTTTCTGGCGAGAATTCTATATTAGCTATTGAAGCGAGGGGTTCAGCCCCAACCGCAACCCCAAGGGACAGAACCCTCGTCGTGACGCCCCGCAAATGGCGAGCCGCTGCTCGCCGGGCGCGGGGCGGACAGGAGGATGTCATGAAAACCCTGCTTCCGGATCTCTGGACGCGCGACTTTGTGACGGATCCCTTCCGCGCTTTTGAAAGGGAGCTGTTCGGGCGAGACCTTCCGAAAATGTTCCAGACGCCCGCCATGAAAGAAGCCATGGCGCCGGTTCCGGCGATGAACATCGCCGAGACTGAAAATGCGATCGAAGCGACGCTGGAAATTCCGGGCGTCGATGAGAAGGACATCAAGGTTCGCGTCGAAGGCGATCGCCTTATCGTCTCCGGCGAGAAAAGGTGTGAAAACAAACGCGAGGATAAAGATTGGCACGTGACCGAACGCCGGTTCGGCGCATTCTATCGCACGGTGCTGCTGCCGTTCGAACCTGCGGCGGATGCGATTAACGCCCATTATGACAAGGGCGTCCTGCATCTGACAGTTCAGAAACCCGCCGCCAAGACGACGACCGCCAAGACCATTCCCGTAATGTCTGGCGCGCCGAAGGCCGAAGAACCGCCGAAAGTCCAATAG